From the genome of bacterium, one region includes:
- a CDS encoding LptF/LptG family permease — MTLLDRYIVSAFARSFFFAMLAAAIVFVTIDLVEHLDKFVDAGVGFKLVARYYALYVPFIVYLTIPVGVLLATLFTIGGFVYRNELTAMQASGVSLWRILSILLLVAVPLSASVWYLGENIVPGYNFERKELYRVHVRKGKGSVSSRQGRIYLQTSPTEFLRMESYDPSRATGYRVQLQTIHDGRVISRVEADSVRYILSGWVFTPATVTEFNERDVVMTHRDSLVRTDFQFTPDDLIRLNIEPEEMSYRDIQSLVGRLHAAGIRAVRWSVDLAFKFSQPFATFIIVLFGVPFAAFRRRGGLVLGFGLSLLVCFVYFGFQQVGKILGYGGALSPLWAAWIGNVVFGIFGMYLVWRAPK, encoded by the coding sequence GTGACGCTGCTCGATCGCTATATCGTCTCCGCGTTCGCGCGGAGTTTTTTCTTTGCGATGCTCGCCGCCGCCATCGTCTTCGTCACGATTGACCTCGTCGAACACCTGGATAAATTCGTGGACGCCGGCGTTGGTTTCAAGCTCGTTGCGCGCTACTACGCGCTTTATGTTCCGTTCATAGTCTACCTGACCATTCCAGTCGGAGTGCTCTTGGCGACACTCTTCACGATCGGCGGCTTCGTCTATCGCAACGAGCTGACGGCTATGCAGGCGTCCGGCGTCAGCCTCTGGCGCATCCTGTCCATTCTGTTGCTCGTCGCGGTGCCGCTGTCCGCTTCGGTTTGGTACCTCGGCGAAAACATCGTCCCCGGGTATAATTTCGAGCGCAAAGAACTCTATCGCGTCCACGTACGCAAGGGCAAAGGTTCGGTCTCGTCACGCCAGGGCCGCATCTATTTGCAGACCTCGCCGACCGAATTTCTGCGTATGGAGAGCTACGACCCGAGCCGTGCGACCGGCTACCGGGTGCAACTGCAAACGATTCACGACGGACGGGTCATCTCCCGCGTCGAGGCCGACAGTGTTCGCTATATCCTCAGCGGATGGGTGTTCACACCCGCTACGGTCACGGAGTTCAACGAACGCGACGTCGTCATGACGCACCGCGATTCGCTCGTGCGTACCGATTTTCAGTTTACGCCCGACGATCTCATTCGCCTCAATATCGAACCCGAAGAGATGAGCTATCGGGATATTCAAAGTCTCGTCGGCCGTCTGCACGCCGCCGGTATTCGCGCGGTGCGCTGGTCGGTGGACCTTGCATTCAAGTTCTCGCAGCCTTTTGCCACGTTCATCATCGTCCTGTTTGGCGTCCCCTTCGCGGCCTTCCGAAGGCGCGGCGGCTTGGTCTTAGGCTTCGGTCTGTCACTCTTGGTTTGCTTTGTCTATTTCGGTTTCCAGCAGGTCGGCAAAATCCTCGGCTACGGCGGCGCGCTGTCCCCGCTATGGGCCGCGTGGATCGGTAACGTCGTCTTCGGCATCTTCGGGATGTACCTCGTCTGGCGCGCTCCGAAATAG
- a CDS encoding adenosylhomocysteinase translates to MSHHVADESLAGKGKNRILWADRDMPVLAEIRARFEKEKPLKGHRMSACLHVTAETANLARTLKAGGADLVLVASNPLSTQDDVAASLVKDFGIRTYAIKGEDNKTYYQHLDAAMRHNPSITMDDGADLVHGLHTSHIEFGEQIVASLEETTTGVVRLKALHNDGKLRFPVYAVNNADTKHLFDNRYGTGQSTLDGIIRATDGLIAGRVVVVAGYGWCGKGFAMRAKGHGAEVVVTEINPIRALEARMDGFRVMTMAEAAKIGDIFCTVTGNMHVIRPEHFAKMQSGAFVCNSGHFDIELDLKGLADMATRVEKNVVPFVDRYTLKGGSQVNVIAEGRLVNLGAAHGHPASVMDMSFATQALTTEHAIKHAKKLTVDVHDVPKSIEDYISTLKLKTMGIKIDKLTAEQKKYLAAWEMGT, encoded by the coding sequence ATGAGCCATCACGTGGCCGACGAGAGCTTGGCGGGCAAGGGCAAGAATCGAATTTTGTGGGCCGACCGCGATATGCCGGTGCTGGCCGAGATTCGCGCACGGTTCGAGAAAGAAAAGCCGCTCAAGGGTCATCGCATGTCGGCGTGTTTGCACGTGACGGCGGAGACGGCCAATCTGGCGCGCACGCTGAAGGCTGGCGGCGCGGATCTGGTTCTGGTGGCAAGCAATCCGCTGTCCACGCAGGACGACGTCGCGGCGTCGTTGGTCAAGGATTTCGGTATTCGCACCTACGCGATTAAGGGCGAGGACAACAAGACCTACTACCAGCATCTGGACGCGGCGATGCGCCACAATCCGTCCATCACGATGGACGATGGCGCGGACCTTGTGCACGGTCTGCATACGAGTCACATCGAGTTCGGCGAGCAGATTGTTGCGTCGCTGGAAGAGACGACGACCGGCGTGGTGCGTCTGAAAGCGCTGCACAACGACGGCAAGCTGCGCTTCCCGGTGTATGCCGTGAACAACGCCGACACCAAGCACCTGTTTGACAACCGTTACGGCACGGGCCAGTCCACACTGGACGGCATCATCCGCGCGACGGACGGTTTGATTGCGGGTCGCGTGGTGGTTGTGGCCGGTTACGGCTGGTGCGGCAAGGGCTTCGCCATGCGTGCCAAGGGCCACGGCGCGGAAGTGGTCGTGACAGAAATCAACCCGATTCGCGCGCTCGAAGCGCGCATGGACGGTTTCCGCGTGATGACGATGGCCGAAGCGGCCAAGATCGGCGATATCTTCTGCACGGTGACGGGCAACATGCACGTTATTCGTCCGGAACATTTCGCGAAGATGCAGAGCGGCGCGTTTGTGTGCAATAGCGGCCACTTTGACATCGAACTGGATCTCAAGGGCCTGGCGGACATGGCGACACGCGTTGAGAAGAACGTCGTTCCGTTCGTGGATCGCTACACACTGAAGGGCGGTTCGCAGGTCAACGTGATCGCAGAAGGCCGTTTGGTGAATTTGGGCGCGGCGCATGGTCACCCGGCCTCGGTGATGGACATGAGCTTCGCGACGCAAGCGCTGACGACCGAGCACGCGATCAAGCATGCCAAGAAGCTGACGGTGGACGTGCACGATGTGCCCAAGTCCATTGAAGATTACATTTCAACCTTGAAGCTCAAGACCATGGGCATCAAGATTGACAAGCTGACCGCTGAGCAGAAGAAATATCTCGCCGCCTGGGAGATGGGCACCTGA
- a CDS encoding NTP transferase domain-containing protein gives MKAIIPVAGVGSRLRPHTYTRPKVLLNVAGKPILGHILDHLIASGIDQVTLVVGAMGDLIERYVRENYSVPAEFVVQHEAKGLAHAVHLGLAPDDQEVLVILGDTIFEFDLQKVMRESGTSAIGVKTVEDPRRFGVVETREQMVTRLVEKPENPRSNLVIVGIYLIRQAPALKRAIEMLFERNLTTRGEFQLTDALQLMIEQDVPISTFFVDNWFDCGKPETLLTTNRHLLDSGSGNGATATPGTVIIPPVFIHPDAVLELAIVGPHATIGAGARVRNAMVRDAILGDGALVEDALVAGSLVGNGATVKGSFHRYNLGDSSAIIEGGRESEEL, from the coding sequence GTGAAAGCTATCATTCCTGTCGCAGGCGTGGGCTCCCGCCTTCGTCCGCACACCTATACCCGGCCCAAAGTCCTCCTCAATGTGGCCGGGAAACCCATCCTTGGACACATCCTGGATCACCTGATTGCGTCTGGTATTGACCAGGTAACGCTGGTCGTAGGTGCAATGGGTGATTTGATCGAGCGCTACGTGCGCGAAAACTACTCCGTTCCGGCGGAGTTTGTTGTTCAGCATGAGGCGAAGGGCTTGGCGCACGCGGTGCATTTAGGTTTGGCGCCTGACGATCAGGAAGTCCTGGTCATACTGGGCGACACGATCTTTGAGTTTGATTTGCAGAAGGTGATGCGCGAGAGCGGGACATCGGCGATAGGCGTGAAGACTGTCGAAGATCCGCGGCGCTTCGGCGTTGTTGAGACGCGCGAACAGATGGTGACGCGGCTGGTTGAAAAGCCGGAGAACCCGCGTTCCAATCTGGTCATCGTGGGAATTTACCTGATTCGTCAGGCTCCGGCGTTGAAGCGCGCGATTGAGATGTTATTTGAACGCAATCTGACAACGCGCGGCGAGTTTCAGTTGACGGACGCTTTGCAGTTAATGATCGAGCAGGATGTGCCGATCTCCACGTTTTTTGTGGACAATTGGTTTGACTGCGGGAAGCCTGAGACGCTCTTGACGACGAACCGGCACCTGCTGGATTCGGGCAGCGGCAATGGCGCCACGGCGACTCCCGGGACGGTGATAATCCCGCCGGTGTTCATTCACCCGGACGCCGTACTGGAGCTGGCCATCGTGGGGCCGCACGCGACAATCGGCGCGGGCGCACGGGTGCGTAATGCGATGGTACGGGATGCGATACTGGGAGACGGGGCGCTGGTCGAGGACGCGTTGGTGGCGGGCTCGCTGGTGGGCAATGGCGCCACGGTCAAGGGCAGTTTTCATCGTTACAATTTGGGCGACTCGAGCGCGATCATCGAAGGCGGGCGCGAGAGCGAAGAGCTTTAG
- a CDS encoding PBP1A family penicillin-binding protein — MLQAFLATEDHKFYEHWGMRPVALATAVLKAVVTLDLHPRGASTITQQLAKNLYFGPQRKLTRKLCELLTAIEIERYYSKDEILEMYLTQTYFGAGAYGVGAAAATYFSKSVNELGVNEAATLAAIPKSPTRYNPLQNPQNTLVRRNLVFSRMEAVGFITEAERDSLEQTPLPLHPSLESAYEGIAPYFTENVRQELNQLGKRHNFDPYQDGLTVYTTLDARLQACAERAVAKILPELQDKVSGIYNNSQLKLRLKELYPDSTTASIRKLANNKRLADSLAQSEMPVELAFVALDPNNGHILAMIGGHDFEVTKFNRATQAIRQPGSSFKPFVYASAIDKGLPVSAKISNEELVVTLENGDLWAPKNFSDEYGGMVDLRQALAKSLNVVSVRLIREHTTPRDVATLARNCGITTKLDPYDALALGASGVIPLDIVGAYQVFYTLGVWSKPIAVTGLDDQYGQTIEQFHNERKVVMSEQTAFLVQSLMRSVSDHGTAASLRSKYEFREPTAGKTGTTNDNTDAWFIGFTPDLLAGVWVGLDDPSKSLGRGQEGGKAALPIWAEFMKAAYETMQYPPSEFQDAARRGDGRNLRGIRWTGHVRVHRRAH, encoded by the coding sequence GTGCTTCAGGCTTTTCTGGCGACCGAGGATCACAAATTCTATGAGCATTGGGGCATGCGCCCGGTAGCGCTGGCGACGGCCGTGCTCAAGGCTGTGGTCACGCTGGATCTGCATCCGCGCGGCGCTTCCACAATCACGCAGCAGCTTGCCAAAAATCTCTACTTCGGACCGCAGCGAAAACTAACTCGCAAGCTGTGCGAGCTGCTGACCGCCATTGAAATCGAACGCTACTACTCCAAGGATGAAATCCTGGAGATGTATCTGACGCAGACCTATTTCGGTGCGGGCGCCTATGGCGTCGGCGCAGCGGCGGCCACATACTTCTCCAAGAGCGTTAATGAGCTCGGGGTGAACGAGGCGGCCACGCTGGCGGCGATCCCCAAATCACCCACGCGTTACAATCCGCTGCAGAATCCTCAGAATACGCTCGTGCGGCGAAATCTGGTGTTCAGCCGCATGGAGGCCGTAGGCTTTATCACAGAAGCCGAGCGCGACAGCTTGGAACAGACGCCTCTGCCGCTCCATCCGTCCTTGGAAAGCGCGTACGAAGGCATCGCGCCCTATTTCACGGAAAACGTCCGGCAGGAGCTGAATCAGCTCGGCAAACGCCACAATTTCGACCCCTATCAGGACGGACTGACCGTCTACACGACGCTCGACGCGCGCCTGCAAGCCTGCGCGGAACGCGCCGTGGCCAAAATACTGCCGGAGCTGCAGGATAAGGTCAGCGGAATCTACAATAACTCGCAATTGAAATTGCGGTTGAAAGAGCTCTATCCCGATTCGACGACGGCGAGCATCCGCAAACTCGCCAACAACAAGCGGCTCGCCGACTCCCTGGCGCAGTCCGAGATGCCCGTTGAGTTGGCCTTCGTGGCGCTTGACCCCAATAACGGCCACATCCTGGCCATGATTGGCGGCCACGATTTCGAAGTCACGAAATTCAATCGTGCAACCCAGGCCATCCGCCAGCCCGGTTCGAGCTTCAAACCGTTCGTCTACGCGTCGGCCATTGACAAGGGGTTGCCGGTCTCGGCGAAGATTTCCAATGAAGAACTCGTGGTCACACTCGAGAACGGAGATCTGTGGGCGCCCAAGAATTTCTCTGACGAGTACGGTGGCATGGTGGACCTGCGGCAGGCGCTGGCCAAGTCGTTAAACGTTGTTAGCGTGCGCCTGATCCGCGAGCACACCACTCCGCGCGACGTCGCTACCCTCGCGCGCAACTGCGGTATTACAACTAAGTTGGATCCTTACGATGCTCTGGCGCTCGGCGCGTCCGGTGTGATTCCCCTCGACATTGTCGGTGCCTATCAGGTGTTCTACACGCTGGGCGTCTGGTCCAAACCGATCGCCGTCACAGGGCTCGATGATCAATATGGCCAGACGATCGAACAGTTCCACAACGAACGCAAAGTCGTGATGTCCGAGCAGACGGCGTTCCTCGTGCAAAGCCTGATGCGCTCCGTGAGTGATCACGGCACGGCGGCGTCGCTGCGATCAAAATACGAGTTCCGCGAGCCCACCGCCGGCAAAACGGGGACGACCAACGACAATACCGACGCATGGTTCATCGGCTTCACACCCGACTTGCTGGCCGGTGTGTGGGTCGGACTCGATGACCCGTCCAAGTCGCTTGGGCGCGGGCAGGAAGGCGGCAAAGCCGCCCTGCCGATCTGGGCCGAGTTCATGAAAGCAGCCTACGAAACCATGCAGTATCCGCCAAGTGAATTTCAAGACGCCGCGCGGCGTGGTGACGGCCGAAATCTGCGTGGAATCCGGTGGACTGGCCACGTCAGGGTGCACCGACGTGCGCACTGA
- a CDS encoding methionine adenosyltransferase, translating to MSTFVFSSESVSEGHPDKIADQISDAVLDAMLKDDSMARVACETFVTTGMALVGGEITTHTYVDIPALVRSVIKEIGYTNAAYGFDYETCAVITTIDKQSPDISQAVDADGAGDQGMMFGYATTETPEMMPLPIVLSHKLMLELAKMRRAGKLGYLRPDAKSQVSVRYVDNKPTEITAIVVSTQHDPSADQKTIEADLKRDLLPTVLGNYKLASDCKIYINPSGRFVVGGPQGDAGLTGRKIIVDTYGGWAPHGGGAFSGKDPTKVDRSGAYAARWIAKNVVAAGLAERCMIQVAYAIGVAQPVSLMVNTYGTGKAPDEEIEAKIRKNFDLSVRGIITALDLRRPIYRKTAAYGHFGRSEETFTWEKTDRVNSLA from the coding sequence ATGAGCACGTTTGTCTTTTCCAGCGAATCGGTCAGCGAGGGGCATCCCGATAAGATTGCCGATCAGATATCGGACGCGGTTCTGGACGCGATGTTGAAGGACGACTCGATGGCGCGCGTGGCCTGCGAGACGTTCGTGACGACGGGTATGGCGCTGGTAGGCGGCGAGATCACCACGCACACGTACGTTGATATTCCGGCGCTTGTGCGCAGCGTCATCAAAGAGATCGGTTACACGAACGCCGCCTATGGTTTCGACTACGAGACCTGCGCGGTGATAACGACGATTGACAAGCAGAGCCCGGACATTTCGCAGGCCGTTGACGCCGACGGCGCGGGCGATCAGGGTATGATGTTCGGCTATGCGACGACGGAGACGCCGGAGATGATGCCGTTGCCGATCGTGCTGTCGCACAAGCTGATGTTGGAATTGGCGAAGATGCGCCGCGCGGGAAAGCTTGGCTATCTGCGCCCGGACGCCAAGTCACAGGTATCGGTTCGCTATGTGGACAACAAGCCGACGGAGATCACGGCGATCGTCGTCTCCACGCAGCATGATCCCAGCGCGGATCAGAAGACGATTGAAGCCGATTTGAAGCGCGACCTTCTGCCGACGGTGCTGGGCAACTACAAGCTGGCGAGTGATTGCAAGATTTACATTAATCCGTCGGGCCGGTTCGTGGTCGGCGGACCGCAGGGCGACGCGGGTTTGACGGGTCGCAAGATCATCGTGGACACTTATGGCGGCTGGGCTCCGCACGGCGGCGGCGCATTTTCGGGCAAGGATCCGACCAAGGTAGACCGCAGCGGTGCGTACGCGGCGCGCTGGATCGCCAAGAACGTGGTGGCGGCGGGCTTGGCCGAGCGCTGCATGATCCAGGTGGCCTACGCAATTGGCGTAGCGCAGCCGGTGTCGTTGATGGTGAACACGTATGGCACGGGCAAGGCGCCGGACGAAGAGATCGAGGCGAAGATTCGCAAGAACTTTGATCTTTCGGTGCGCGGGATTATCACGGCGCTCGATTTGCGCCGTCCGATCTACCGCAAGACGGCGGCCTATGGTCATTTCGGCCGTTCCGAAGAGACCTTTACGTGGGAAAAGACGGACAGAGTGAATTCATTAGCATAA
- a CDS encoding DUF3566 domain-containing protein, translating to MRREITRIEPRSAIRVGFFIGMLFGILFGLYSAVLLKGMGDAGMQLFGAADAAQLKSLTGVSTFLLALFMGLMGALFYSLISGLCAVVYNLAARWFGGIEYQVQEIEDTLPNASGEMND from the coding sequence ATGCGTCGCGAAATTACCCGCATCGAACCGCGCAGCGCCATCCGCGTTGGCTTTTTCATCGGGATGCTTTTCGGCATCCTGTTCGGGCTGTATAGCGCCGTTCTGCTCAAGGGCATGGGCGATGCCGGCATGCAACTCTTCGGCGCCGCCGACGCCGCGCAGTTGAAGTCGTTGACCGGCGTCTCGACGTTCCTGCTCGCACTGTTCATGGGGTTGATGGGCGCGCTGTTCTATTCGCTCATCAGCGGCCTGTGCGCCGTGGTGTACAATCTCGCCGCGCGCTGGTTCGGCGGCATTGAATATCAGGTGCAGGAGATTGAAGACACGCTGCCCAACGCATCCGGAGAAATGAATGACTGA
- a CDS encoding PEGA domain-containing protein gives MNNITDSTAQRTRRRAAIRMWIAGVLMLAALIVGVLSWLREESAVLIVPSSPAGGEVLLNFRPSGAKTNAYISDLPADSVIVSLRRDGFRPVPPEQHIRLQAGDTTRLAFFMRPIERGDSRELPRANGLPYKWQWKYVAVNSDPPGAEVVIDDVHTGLMTPANFVFDRGLHHLQAHWPNGAKSFKNVVIEPSSTQPDILFRPATYIRPEE, from the coding sequence ATGAACAACATTACCGATTCAACCGCTCAACGCACGCGCCGCCGCGCCGCCATCCGCATGTGGATCGCCGGCGTGCTGATGCTGGCTGCGCTGATCGTCGGGGTGTTGTCCTGGCTGCGCGAAGAGTCCGCCGTGCTGATCGTCCCATCGTCACCCGCCGGCGGCGAAGTTCTATTGAATTTCCGCCCGAGCGGCGCCAAGACCAACGCGTACATTTCTGACTTGCCCGCCGACTCCGTTATCGTCTCATTGCGCCGCGACGGCTTTCGCCCCGTTCCGCCGGAACAGCATATTCGCTTGCAGGCAGGCGACACTACGCGTTTGGCGTTCTTCATGCGCCCGATCGAACGCGGTGACTCGCGCGAATTGCCGCGCGCGAATGGCCTGCCGTATAAGTGGCAATGGAAGTACGTCGCCGTCAACTCCGACCCACCCGGCGCCGAAGTGGTTATTGACGACGTGCATACCGGTCTGATGACGCCGGCCAATTTTGTGTTTGACCGCGGTCTGCATCACCTGCAAGCGCACTGGCCCAATGGCGCGAAGTCCTTCAAGAATGTCGTGATTGAACCGTCGTCCACGCAGCCGGACATTCTGTTCCGTCCAGCCACCTATATAAGGCCGGAAGAATAA
- a CDS encoding LptF/LptG family permease, with product MTMTLFRYLTREFIPPFFFSLSLIVFLFALNLVFTMLGRIVGKGLPVWTVVEFFGLNLAWMLALAVPMAVLVAVLSAYGRLSSDNEVTALRSSWVGPWQMITPAVLFGLLSAAGLAHFNNNILPDLNYRSRQLQSDIKRLKPAMVLEPGVFLSDIPGHVLYARDVDNETSVIHDVMVYQDDDPRFGGTVIADSGKLKYEEWFEGFEFTLQNGEILRSDRSRPGEHHRIEFQSAVFRIHAADMSLRRTTSEWRGDREMDVAQLRERIANYRANDVEKNAKNILRLQSRNPQEILDPGRMPDLRGARRPVRPTGAPAAASASRRAIVWPSS from the coding sequence TTGACCATGACTCTCTTCCGCTACCTTACCCGGGAGTTCATCCCGCCCTTTTTCTTCAGCCTGTCGCTGATCGTCTTTCTGTTTGCCCTCAATCTGGTGTTCACCATGCTGGGCCGGATCGTGGGCAAGGGTCTGCCGGTCTGGACGGTGGTTGAGTTTTTTGGGCTGAATTTGGCTTGGATGCTGGCGCTGGCCGTTCCGATGGCAGTGCTGGTGGCCGTGCTATCGGCGTATGGGCGGCTGTCCTCAGATAACGAGGTGACGGCGTTGCGCTCGTCCTGGGTGGGGCCCTGGCAGATGATCACTCCGGCCGTGCTATTTGGGTTACTCTCGGCGGCGGGGCTGGCGCACTTCAACAATAATATCTTGCCGGACCTTAACTACCGTTCCCGGCAGCTGCAATCGGATATCAAGCGCCTCAAACCTGCGATGGTGCTGGAGCCGGGCGTGTTTCTCTCGGACATTCCGGGGCACGTGCTTTATGCCCGCGATGTTGACAATGAGACCTCAGTGATTCACGACGTGATGGTCTATCAGGACGACGATCCCCGGTTTGGCGGGACGGTCATCGCGGACTCCGGCAAGCTGAAATACGAAGAGTGGTTTGAGGGCTTCGAGTTTACGCTTCAGAATGGCGAGATTCTGCGTTCAGATCGATCTCGGCCTGGTGAACATCACCGCATCGAGTTTCAGAGCGCAGTCTTCCGAATTCACGCGGCGGACATGTCGCTGCGGCGGACGACAAGTGAATGGCGCGGCGACCGCGAGATGGACGTCGCCCAATTGCGCGAACGCATCGCGAACTATCGCGCCAACGACGTCGAGAAGAATGCGAAGAATATCTTGCGGTTACAAAGTCGAAATCCACAAGAAATTCTCGATCCCGGCCGCATGCCTGATCTTCGCGGCGCTCGGCGGCCTGTTAGGCCAACTGGTGCGCCCGCAGCGGCATCGGCGTCTCGGCGGGCTATAGTATGGCCTTCTTCCTGA
- a CDS encoding glutamate--tRNA ligase, with translation MTDTRVRFAPSPTGYLHVGGARTAIFNWLYARSVGGSFLVRIEDTDPVRSRGELAQVILDGLAWLGLHSDEEIVYQSDRKERFVAVAHELVERGRAYYDFTTIEDLEAARAASQARGEASFRFKADLAKVRAAAPDLFASGKPYAVRFAAPEEDIGWDDLVHGPVNYRGEELEDFVLLRSDGSPTYHLSVVCDDHDMRISHVLRGDDHISNTPKQIALYRAMDWDVPRFGHVPLILGQDKKRLSKRTGATSVGEFQEKGFLPQALFNFLTLLGWSPGKGDREIFTRDELVQLFTTDGIQPKSAVFDEAKLEWVNGEHLRLLSDDDAVQYMLDHAQDSSATSEQVRAAWPLIRERVRMPHDVFAEQAYLFADPQEYDPKGVEKHLADPAILSHLQSYTTALASAEFEAAALEANLRECADAASIKAGQLIHPIRLGLTGRTVSPSLFDMMAVLGKETVVRRLNRLLRQFHTA, from the coding sequence ATGACTGATACCCGCGTCCGCTTCGCTCCGAGCCCGACCGGCTATTTGCACGTCGGCGGCGCACGCACGGCCATCTTCAATTGGCTCTATGCCCGGAGCGTCGGGGGGAGCTTCCTCGTCCGCATCGAAGACACCGACCCCGTGCGCTCGCGCGGTGAATTGGCCCAGGTGATTCTCGACGGCCTGGCATGGCTGGGTTTGCACTCGGATGAAGAGATCGTCTACCAGTCCGACCGCAAAGAGCGCTTCGTCGCCGTCGCGCACGAATTGGTCGAGCGGGGTCGTGCCTACTACGATTTCACGACGATCGAAGATCTTGAAGCGGCCCGCGCGGCCTCGCAGGCGCGGGGCGAAGCGTCGTTCCGCTTCAAGGCGGATCTCGCTAAAGTCCGTGCCGCGGCACCGGACCTGTTCGCCAGCGGCAAGCCTTACGCCGTGCGTTTTGCCGCACCTGAGGAAGATATCGGATGGGACGATCTCGTGCATGGGCCCGTCAATTATCGTGGCGAAGAGCTTGAAGATTTCGTTCTCTTGCGGTCGGACGGCTCGCCGACCTATCACCTATCCGTCGTCTGCGATGACCACGACATGCGCATCTCCCACGTGCTGCGCGGCGACGACCACATCTCCAACACGCCCAAACAAATCGCGCTCTATCGCGCGATGGACTGGGATGTGCCGCGTTTTGGACACGTGCCGTTGATTCTCGGTCAAGACAAGAAACGGCTGTCGAAACGTACCGGCGCCACATCCGTCGGCGAGTTTCAGGAGAAAGGTTTCCTGCCGCAGGCCTTGTTCAACTTCCTCACGCTGCTCGGCTGGTCACCCGGCAAGGGCGACCGCGAAATTTTCACACGCGATGAACTTGTGCAGTTGTTTACGACTGACGGCATTCAACCAAAGTCCGCTGTGTTCGATGAAGCCAAACTGGAGTGGGTGAACGGCGAGCATCTGCGTCTACTCAGTGACGATGACGCCGTGCAATACATGCTCGATCACGCACAAGATTCGTCGGCCACATCCGAGCAGGTGCGTGCCGCCTGGCCGCTGATCCGCGAGCGCGTGCGCATGCCGCATGACGTGTTCGCCGAGCAGGCCTATCTTTTCGCCGACCCGCAGGAGTACGACCCCAAAGGAGTCGAAAAACACTTGGCCGATCCCGCGATTCTGTCGCACCTGCAATCGTATACCACGGCACTTGCGAGTGCCGAGTTTGAAGCCGCCGCCCTTGAAGCAAATTTGCGCGAATGCGCGGACGCGGCATCCATCAAAGCGGGCCAGTTGATTCACCCGATCAGGCTGGGGCTGACGGGCCGCACGGTGAGCCCGTCGCTCTTTGACATGATGGCCGTGCTGGGCAAAGAGACTGTCGTGCGCCGCCTGAACCGGCTGCTCCGGCAATTCCATACCGCGTGA
- a CDS encoding UDP-2,3-diacylglucosamine diphosphatase: protein MGAEPRANRDAATHAHDRADSPCAQREGGSLVINGDLFDFWYEWKTVIPKRFFRILRTLQEATESGTPVYLLAGNHDFRLRGFLEQEIGLRTIQDALTLQIARQSIFVFHGDGVLRSDYGYRLLKRILRNRLAQRLFCGCIQISACCLREVPLNRAAMPPKVTRPKTLTTLPSLNTNSITASKASSSDMHIVQCRLNTMAEPTSIWATGFTTTAMPCTTVRR from the coding sequence TTGGGCGCAGAACCCAGAGCCAATCGCGACGCAGCAACTCACGCGCATGATCGAGCTGATTCACCATGTGCGCAGCGAGAGGGCGGCTCGCTCGTGATCAACGGTGACTTGTTCGATTTCTGGTACGAGTGGAAAACGGTCATCCCCAAGCGCTTCTTCCGCATTCTCCGGACCCTGCAGGAAGCTACGGAATCGGGAACCCCAGTCTATTTGCTGGCAGGGAATCACGATTTTCGCCTGCGCGGCTTTCTCGAACAGGAGATCGGCCTGCGGACCATTCAGGACGCCCTGACTTTGCAGATTGCCCGACAAAGCATCTTCGTGTTTCACGGCGACGGCGTTTTGCGTTCAGATTACGGCTATCGTCTGTTGAAACGCATCCTGCGCAATCGCTTGGCGCAACGGCTTTTCTGTGGCTGCATCCAGATCTCGGCATGTTGCTTGCGCGAGGTACCTCTAAACAGAGCCGCAATGCCACCAAAGGTAACCCGGCCGAAGACGCTGACTACATTGCCTTCGCTAAACACAAACTCGATAACGGCTTCCAAGGCGTCATCCTCGGACATGCACATCGTCCAATGCAGATTGAACACAATGGCGGAACCTACGTCAATCTGGGCGACTGGATTTACCACTACAGCTATGCCGTGCACGACGGTCAGACGCTGA